Proteins encoded in a region of the Thermococcus stetteri genome:
- a CDS encoding V-type ATP synthase subunit I, whose translation MFRPEEMVKLEVITLNRYKDTLLTYLHEAGAVEVREVEVELAQKDTPNEYHRKAASYSIGMSRLVEFLGNYRKATGGGIKEFFFPKEKPKRTYKYEGIEKLIKDVEEFIVKVEPVIKAAENRISSIGAEIERINEQIETLRILSPLKIDTKYLRHSGLVEVSVGLVERVRLSGLLEALKKETENRVAIVTKDAGDKVLLIVANLAKDHDRVNAVLAKFSVERLEVPEGEGTPAELIKEYSRKLAEKERELGDAKKEASKLAEKYYDDVLFYKELMDNERDKATVLPMLARTNMTFALSGWVPRPEVQKILEGIKQITEGKAYINVREPTKEELDEIPIKLKNPGWARPFEMLTEMYGVPKYNEIDPTPIIAFTYSFFFGFMLTDFLYGLIIGIVGALLVKGHKKFNDGTYKFAYTLVWSAFFTMIMGILFGSYFGNAVDVVMQYVTGNPEAHAWRIVDPLREPLPVLLAALGIGLAHLFLGYTIGFYLRWKNSDKKGAVLEQLPWALIIISVVLFASQKPSMVLPAEAIFGVGIILFAIGEVINNGGLAALMIISDFFGFVGTWLSYARLMALALATSGIAMVVNVLAGMVWPIKFLYIGPIIGLIIFFGGQLFSTAINALGAFVHSLRLHYVEFFGTFYSGDGKPFSPFRAKREVSKLELKADGGV comes from the coding sequence GTGTTCCGGCCCGAAGAGATGGTAAAACTCGAGGTAATCACTCTCAACAGGTATAAGGACACCCTCCTAACGTACCTCCACGAGGCTGGGGCAGTCGAAGTAAGAGAAGTTGAAGTCGAGCTCGCCCAGAAGGATACTCCAAACGAGTACCACAGAAAGGCCGCATCCTACAGCATAGGCATGTCAAGGCTCGTTGAGTTCCTAGGGAACTATAGAAAGGCCACTGGAGGAGGCATCAAAGAATTCTTCTTCCCGAAGGAAAAACCAAAGAGAACCTACAAGTACGAAGGCATAGAGAAGCTCATAAAGGACGTTGAAGAGTTCATCGTGAAGGTAGAGCCTGTAATAAAGGCAGCCGAAAACAGAATAAGCTCAATAGGGGCAGAGATAGAGAGAATAAACGAGCAGATAGAAACCCTCAGAATACTCTCGCCGCTGAAAATAGACACCAAGTATCTGAGGCACAGCGGCCTCGTTGAGGTCAGCGTTGGCCTCGTCGAGAGGGTGAGGCTTAGCGGACTTTTAGAGGCCCTCAAAAAGGAAACCGAAAACCGCGTTGCCATTGTTACAAAGGACGCGGGCGATAAAGTGCTCCTCATTGTAGCAAACCTAGCGAAAGATCACGACAGGGTGAACGCGGTACTGGCTAAGTTCTCTGTGGAGAGGCTCGAAGTTCCAGAGGGGGAGGGCACTCCAGCGGAGCTCATCAAGGAGTACTCAAGGAAACTCGCCGAAAAGGAGAGGGAGCTTGGAGATGCCAAGAAAGAAGCCTCAAAGCTCGCTGAAAAGTACTACGACGACGTCCTCTTCTACAAGGAACTTATGGACAACGAGCGCGACAAGGCAACCGTACTGCCGATGCTGGCGAGAACCAACATGACCTTCGCGCTCAGCGGATGGGTTCCGAGGCCCGAGGTTCAGAAGATACTCGAGGGGATCAAGCAGATAACCGAAGGGAAGGCGTACATAAACGTCCGCGAGCCAACTAAGGAAGAGCTCGACGAGATACCAATAAAGCTCAAGAACCCGGGATGGGCCAGGCCCTTCGAGATGCTCACCGAGATGTACGGAGTTCCCAAGTACAACGAGATAGACCCGACGCCGATAATAGCCTTCACGTACTCGTTCTTCTTCGGCTTCATGCTCACCGACTTCCTCTACGGCCTGATAATCGGCATAGTCGGAGCGCTCCTCGTCAAAGGCCACAAGAAGTTCAACGACGGGACTTACAAGTTCGCCTACACCCTTGTCTGGAGCGCGTTCTTCACCATGATAATGGGAATACTCTTCGGGAGCTACTTTGGAAACGCCGTTGACGTTGTCATGCAGTACGTAACAGGAAACCCAGAGGCCCACGCGTGGCGTATAGTAGATCCGCTCAGGGAACCTCTGCCGGTGCTCCTGGCGGCCCTTGGTATAGGACTCGCCCACCTCTTCCTCGGCTACACCATTGGGTTCTACCTGCGCTGGAAGAACAGCGACAAGAAGGGGGCAGTCCTAGAACAGCTCCCGTGGGCCCTCATAATCATAAGCGTCGTCCTCTTCGCCAGCCAGAAACCCAGCATGGTGCTTCCAGCAGAGGCAATCTTCGGAGTTGGCATAATACTCTTTGCGATCGGCGAGGTAATAAACAACGGCGGTCTAGCGGCGCTGATGATAATCTCGGACTTCTTCGGCTTCGTTGGAACATGGCTGAGCTACGCAAGGCTGATGGCACTGGCGCTGGCAACGAGCGGAATAGCGATGGTCGTCAACGTCCTGGCTGGAATGGTCTGGCCGATAAAGTTCCTCTACATCGGGCCGATAATAGGCCTGATAATATTCTTCGGCGGCCAGCTGTTTTCAACGGCCATAAACGCCCTTGGAGCCTTCGTCCACTCATTACGTCTTCACTATGTTGAGTTCTTTGGAACGTTTTACTCGGGCGATGGAAAGCCCTTCAGCCCGTTCAGGGCTAAAAGAGAAGTTTCAAAGCTTGAACTGAAAGCTGATGGAGGTGTTTGA
- a CDS encoding oxygen-binding di-iron domain-containing protein — MGEYFIEPDLDPRKDHILYRDSEHMVVYLGTQEGGEDVDVNSYLIVSRERGFLFDPGGYKIFSKVLANASKYIDPRNIEYVYICHQDPDVAGSLPLWREISNAKIVTHWLWTRFLPHFGFEDSRGSIHELPDEGETLNFGATTLEFIPAHFLRSPGHFTVYDRRSKFLFTGDIGIAIPDEPYIVVKNMERHIQAMRPIHERLMASNRAVKAWLNRVRHLEVEAILPQHGAIIPKRYIPRFYDFLENLKCGVDLLR; from the coding sequence ATGGGAGAGTACTTTATAGAGCCCGACCTTGACCCTCGAAAGGACCATATTCTTTACCGGGACAGCGAACACATGGTCGTCTATCTCGGCACCCAAGAGGGCGGCGAGGACGTTGATGTCAACAGCTATCTGATAGTCAGCAGAGAAAGGGGCTTCCTCTTTGATCCGGGAGGGTACAAGATATTCTCAAAGGTTCTCGCAAATGCCTCTAAGTACATTGACCCCCGCAACATAGAGTACGTCTACATCTGCCACCAGGATCCGGATGTTGCTGGAAGCCTGCCATTGTGGAGGGAGATAAGCAACGCCAAGATAGTTACCCACTGGCTATGGACGAGATTTTTGCCTCACTTCGGCTTTGAGGACTCGAGGGGAAGTATTCATGAACTTCCAGATGAAGGTGAGACCCTTAACTTTGGAGCCACCACACTGGAGTTCATCCCGGCACATTTTCTCCGCAGTCCCGGACACTTCACTGTGTACGACCGCAGGAGCAAGTTCCTTTTCACGGGAGACATAGGTATAGCCATTCCTGACGAGCCGTACATAGTCGTCAAAAACATGGAGAGGCACATACAAGCAATGAGGCCCATACACGAGAGGCTCATGGCCAGCAACAGGGCCGTAAAGGCCTGGCTCAACAGGGTGAGACATCTGGAAGTCGAGGCGATCCTCCCACAGCACGGCGCAATAATCCCAAAGAGGTACATTCCGAGGTTCTACGACTTCCTTGAGAACCTCAAGTGCGGGGTTGACCTGCTCCGCTGA
- a CDS encoding V-type ATP synthase subunit K (produces ATP from ADP in the presence of a proton gradient across the membrane; the K subunit is a nonenzymatic component which binds the dimeric form by interacting with the G and E subunits) yields MDPIVYVSLGAALAAGLAGAASSFGVGVAGAAAAGVVAEDEKNFKNALILEGLPMTQSIYGLITLFLILLSARIIGGGFRFAEPTTQNLIKSAILFGAGLTVGLTGLSAIPQGIIASAGIGAVAKNPKTFTQGIIFAAMAETMAIFGLVGALIMIATGVGF; encoded by the coding sequence ATGGACCCGATAGTTTACGTATCCCTTGGAGCGGCTCTCGCCGCAGGTCTCGCTGGAGCTGCCTCGTCGTTCGGTGTAGGTGTTGCAGGTGCAGCAGCAGCTGGAGTAGTAGCGGAAGACGAGAAAAACTTCAAGAACGCCCTGATCCTCGAAGGTCTGCCGATGACCCAGAGCATCTACGGACTCATCACCCTGTTCCTCATCCTGCTCAGCGCTAGGATCATCGGCGGCGGCTTCAGGTTCGCGGAGCCCACCACCCAGAACCTCATAAAGAGCGCCATCCTCTTCGGTGCTGGTCTCACCGTCGGCCTCACTGGCCTCTCAGCTATCCCGCAGGGTATCATCGCCAGCGCTGGCATCGGCGCAGTCGCCAAGAACCCGAAGACCTTCACCCAGGGCATCATATTCGCCGCTATGGCAGAGACGATGGCCATCTTCGGTCTCGTCGGTGCGCTCATCATGATAGCAACAGGCGTTGGCTTCTGA
- a CDS encoding V-type ATP synthase subunit C: MNAIEGILNTTLGIVFTWVGWKTYKILWKYTPYSYPNARVRAMEAKLLTEQRFNELAESRTLQNFVASLEDTDYKETLSNVSSYSVEEIERALDASLAKTYELMFKILPKRSRDFFRLLLEEWDVRNIANVVKAKLVNEPASDYVIELGPMLPKVKAMAEAKTLEEILVILEGTPYEEPYQKLIMGNIDVRTFETELYRIYYGKLLNYALSRKDDERTILTEFVKLRIDKLNVMTILRAKMAGLSAEEIRPMLIEGGYLKLDSLLHVDSLDMALAELDSTRYGEIIREVREDAEKDISVIERAFEDYIIRKISELDRFYPLSIAAPLAYILKKEREVRKLRAMVKLIGDGLEPEVIKEFVGEVA, from the coding sequence ATGAACGCGATCGAGGGAATCCTTAACACAACGCTCGGCATCGTGTTCACGTGGGTTGGGTGGAAGACCTACAAGATACTCTGGAAGTACACGCCCTACTCCTACCCGAACGCCAGGGTTAGGGCAATGGAGGCAAAGCTCCTAACGGAACAGCGCTTTAACGAGCTCGCCGAGAGCAGGACCCTTCAGAACTTCGTTGCCAGCCTGGAGGACACGGACTACAAGGAGACCCTCTCGAACGTCTCGAGCTATTCGGTGGAGGAGATAGAGAGGGCTCTCGATGCTTCCCTAGCGAAGACCTACGAGCTAATGTTCAAGATACTGCCCAAGCGCTCAAGGGACTTCTTCAGGCTCCTGCTTGAGGAGTGGGACGTCAGGAACATAGCCAACGTCGTGAAGGCGAAGCTGGTCAACGAGCCGGCCTCGGACTACGTCATCGAGCTCGGCCCGATGCTACCCAAGGTCAAGGCGATGGCGGAAGCCAAGACCCTCGAAGAGATACTCGTGATCCTCGAGGGCACGCCCTACGAAGAACCCTACCAGAAACTCATCATGGGCAACATCGACGTAAGAACCTTTGAAACCGAGCTCTACAGGATATACTATGGAAAGCTCCTGAACTACGCCCTCTCAAGGAAGGACGACGAGAGGACTATCCTTACTGAGTTCGTCAAGCTCAGGATAGACAAGCTGAACGTGATGACGATACTGAGGGCAAAGATGGCAGGACTTTCGGCCGAGGAGATAAGGCCGATGCTCATCGAGGGCGGCTATCTCAAGCTTGACTCCCTCCTGCACGTGGATTCCCTCGACATGGCTCTGGCAGAGCTGGACTCGACCAGGTACGGTGAGATAATCAGGGAAGTTCGCGAAGATGCCGAGAAGGACATCAGCGTCATCGAGAGGGCCTTTGAGGACTACATCATCAGGAAGATTTCAGAGCTGGACAGGTTCTACCCGCTCAGCATAGCGGCTCCCTTGGCGTACATACTCAAGAAGGAGAGGGAAGTCAGGAAGCTCAGGGCCATGGTAAAGCTAATAGGAGATGGCCTCGAACCTGAAGTGATCAAGGAATTTGTGGGTGAGGTAGCATGA
- a CDS encoding V-type ATP synthase subunit H, which translates to MEDVIKRIVEAEKEAEGRIERAKQEAKEIIRKAKEEAKKIEEETIKRAEEESQNLIEKARIEGEEEAKKILEEGENEISKIREKAEANFETAIREAVELVRGA; encoded by the coding sequence ATGGAAGACGTCATCAAACGGATTGTTGAAGCAGAAAAAGAGGCAGAGGGCCGCATTGAAAGGGCCAAGCAGGAAGCAAAGGAAATAATCAGAAAAGCAAAGGAAGAGGCTAAGAAAATTGAAGAAGAGACCATCAAAAGGGCCGAGGAAGAGTCTCAGAACCTCATAGAGAAAGCCCGCATTGAAGGGGAGGAAGAGGCCAAAAAAATCCTTGAGGAAGGGGAAAACGAGATTTCGAAAATACGAGAGAAGGCAGAGGCAAACTTTGAGACTGCCATAAGGGAAGCCGTAGAACTCGTCAGGGGGGCCTGA
- a CDS encoding V-type ATP synthase subunit D: MAELLNVKPTRMELLNLKRRITLAKKGHKLLKDKQDALIMEFFTIYDEALQLRRELNEKMMDAFQALQRAEMDVGTLRLKEISLSVRPNHEVEVKTRNVMGVPVPLIEAESFKRSAGERGYAFVSSSARVDLAAEKFEEVLDLAVRLAEVEETLKRLAKEIETTKRRVNALEYIIIPRMEATVKFIKQRLDEMERENFFRLKRVKALIEARSGS, encoded by the coding sequence ATGGCAGAGTTGCTCAACGTGAAGCCCACCAGGATGGAGCTCCTGAACCTCAAGAGGCGCATCACCTTAGCCAAAAAGGGCCACAAGCTCCTCAAGGACAAGCAGGATGCCCTCATAATGGAGTTCTTCACGATCTACGACGAGGCACTCCAGCTCAGGAGGGAGCTGAACGAGAAGATGATGGATGCCTTCCAGGCCCTTCAACGAGCAGAGATGGACGTTGGTACGCTCCGCCTGAAGGAGATAAGCCTCTCAGTTAGGCCGAACCATGAAGTTGAGGTAAAGACCAGGAACGTGATGGGCGTTCCGGTGCCCCTCATCGAGGCCGAATCCTTCAAGAGAAGCGCCGGGGAAAGAGGATACGCCTTCGTCTCAAGCTCGGCAAGGGTGGATCTGGCCGCGGAGAAGTTTGAAGAGGTTCTTGACTTAGCCGTCCGCCTGGCCGAGGTTGAGGAGACCCTCAAGAGGCTCGCAAAGGAGATAGAGACAACGAAGAGGCGCGTCAACGCCCTCGAGTACATCATAATTCCGCGCATGGAGGCAACGGTTAAGTTCATCAAGCAGAGGCTCGACGAGATGGAGCGCGAGAACTTCTTCAGGCTGAAGAGGGTCAAGGCCCTTATCGAGGCCAGAAGCGGCTCTTGA
- a CDS encoding ATP synthase subunit A, with protein MGRIIRVTGPLVVADGMKGAKMYEVVRVGEMGLIGEIIRLEGDKAVIQVYEETAGIKPGEPVEGTGSSLSVELGPGLLTSMYDGIQRPLEVLRQLSGDFIARGLTAPALPRDKKWHFTPKVKVGDKVVGGDILGVVPETSIIEHKILVPPWVEGEIVEVVDEGDYTVEEVIAKVKKPDGTIEELKMYHRWPVRVKRPYKQKLPPEVPLITGQRTIDTFFSQAKGGTAAIPGPFGSGKTVTQHQLAKWSDAQVVVYIGCGERGNEMTDVLEEFPKLKDPKTGKPLMERTVLIANTSNMPVAAREASIYTGITIAEYFRDQGYDVALMADSTSRWAEALREISGRLEEMPGEEGYPAYLASKIAEFYERAGRVVTLGSDERIGSVSVIGAVSPPGGDFSEPVVQNTLRVVKVFWALDADLARRRHFPAINWLRSYSLYIDAVQDWWHKNVDPEWRKMRDTAMALLQKEAELQEIVRIVGLDALPDREKAILIVTRMLREDYLQQDAFDEVDTYCPPKKQVTMMRVILNFYEKTMQAVDRGIPVDEIAKLPVREKIGRMKFEPEIEKVRALIDETNQQFEELFKKYGA; from the coding sequence ATGGGAAGGATAATACGCGTTACAGGACCACTCGTCGTTGCGGACGGCATGAAAGGGGCCAAGATGTACGAGGTCGTCCGCGTCGGAGAGATGGGACTCATAGGAGAAATCATCCGCCTTGAGGGTGACAAGGCAGTCATACAGGTCTACGAGGAAACCGCCGGCATAAAGCCGGGTGAGCCCGTTGAGGGAACGGGTTCATCCCTGAGCGTTGAGCTCGGTCCCGGCCTGCTCACCTCGATGTACGACGGTATTCAGAGGCCGCTCGAGGTTCTCAGGCAGCTCAGCGGAGACTTCATAGCGAGGGGTCTCACCGCTCCCGCTCTCCCGAGGGACAAGAAGTGGCACTTCACTCCAAAGGTCAAGGTCGGCGACAAGGTCGTCGGTGGAGACATCCTCGGTGTGGTTCCCGAGACCAGCATCATCGAGCACAAGATCCTCGTGCCTCCGTGGGTCGAGGGCGAGATAGTCGAGGTAGTTGATGAGGGCGACTACACCGTCGAGGAAGTCATCGCCAAGGTCAAGAAGCCCGACGGAACCATCGAGGAGCTCAAGATGTACCACCGCTGGCCGGTCCGTGTCAAGAGGCCCTACAAGCAGAAGCTCCCGCCGGAGGTTCCGCTCATCACCGGTCAGAGGACGATAGATACCTTCTTCAGCCAGGCTAAGGGCGGAACTGCTGCCATCCCGGGCCCGTTTGGTTCCGGTAAGACCGTCACCCAGCACCAGCTCGCGAAGTGGAGCGACGCCCAGGTCGTCGTCTACATCGGTTGCGGCGAGCGCGGTAACGAGATGACCGACGTTCTTGAGGAGTTCCCGAAGCTGAAAGACCCGAAGACCGGAAAGCCGCTCATGGAGAGGACCGTCCTCATAGCCAACACCTCAAACATGCCCGTCGCTGCCCGTGAGGCGTCCATCTACACGGGAATCACCATAGCGGAGTACTTCCGCGACCAGGGCTACGACGTTGCCCTTATGGCCGACTCGACGAGCAGATGGGCTGAAGCCCTCCGTGAGATTTCAGGCCGTCTCGAGGAGATGCCCGGTGAGGAGGGTTACCCAGCTTACCTCGCGAGCAAGATAGCCGAGTTCTACGAGAGAGCCGGTAGGGTGGTCACCCTCGGAAGCGACGAGAGGATCGGTAGCGTCTCGGTCATCGGTGCAGTCTCACCGCCCGGTGGTGACTTCAGCGAGCCCGTCGTCCAGAACACCCTCCGTGTCGTCAAGGTATTCTGGGCGCTGGATGCCGACCTCGCGAGGAGGAGGCACTTCCCGGCCATCAACTGGCTGAGGAGCTACTCGCTCTACATAGACGCCGTCCAGGACTGGTGGCACAAGAACGTTGACCCAGAGTGGAGGAAGATGCGCGATACAGCAATGGCGCTCCTCCAGAAGGAGGCGGAACTGCAGGAAATCGTCCGTATCGTCGGTCTGGATGCCCTGCCGGACAGGGAGAAGGCGATACTCATCGTCACCAGGATGCTCCGTGAGGACTACCTCCAGCAGGATGCATTCGACGAGGTCGACACCTACTGCCCGCCGAAGAAGCAGGTAACGATGATGCGCGTCATCCTCAACTTCTACGAGAAGACAATGCAGGCGGTTGACAGGGGCATTCCTGTTGACGAGATAGCCAAGCTTCCGGTCAGGGAGAAGATAGGCCGTATGAAGTTCGAGCCGGAGATTGAGAAGGTTAGGGCGCTCATCGATGAGACAAACCAGCAGTTTGAAGAGCTCTTCAAGAAGTACGGGGCGTGA
- a CDS encoding methyl-accepting chemotaxis protein — protein MAKTLEEVYRRIEREVDQIIEDVHRTLPISEEAKRKHAQAMKDYMRNLFHGNIDKEFLTQSGKGHLIDYGFDFAHFGKVHYRPVVERVLPLVLREAEKPELIVEFVERLVEGNTLLEEGWVEALVEKINELSTHIGDIDSSMREVVEAISQISQASQDVSIRTQEIGDIVSESRDNLNEIVGNVEKIVSQAEEIKRGLHETTRESEGESKSLGAIKEELENLKGYLHRMTSTNEEVAKNVGIISQLAKQTNLLALNAAIEAARAGESGRGFAIVADEVRKLAEDSRQSAEKIKEMVEASQRITRETVEIIERNIDKILQVVSSFENISKSLALHSEEVTEFVEYLKEVSKSIEDFRGVLERISHNVESTMAAMEEETSSAEEISASAEEVSAHLEELNKRVKELIEILS, from the coding sequence ATGGCCAAAACATTGGAAGAGGTTTACCGCAGAATCGAACGTGAGGTAGACCAGATAATAGAGGACGTCCACAGAACTCTTCCGATATCCGAGGAGGCCAAGAGAAAACACGCACAGGCTATGAAGGACTACATGAGGAATCTCTTCCATGGGAACATAGATAAGGAGTTTCTCACACAGTCTGGAAAAGGACACCTAATTGACTATGGGTTTGACTTTGCCCACTTTGGGAAAGTCCACTATAGGCCGGTAGTTGAGAGGGTTCTACCTCTCGTCCTCAGGGAAGCCGAGAAGCCAGAGCTTATTGTAGAGTTTGTGGAGAGGCTCGTTGAGGGAAACACCCTCCTTGAAGAAGGGTGGGTTGAGGCACTCGTTGAGAAAATCAATGAGCTGAGTACCCATATAGGAGACATTGACTCATCTATGAGAGAAGTTGTTGAGGCGATCTCCCAAATTTCCCAAGCATCTCAGGACGTTTCTATAAGAACACAGGAAATTGGAGATATTGTCAGCGAATCAAGGGACAACCTGAACGAGATAGTGGGGAATGTTGAGAAAATAGTTTCACAGGCTGAGGAGATAAAAAGAGGCCTCCACGAGACTACCAGAGAAAGCGAGGGGGAGAGCAAATCTCTTGGGGCAATAAAGGAGGAGCTTGAGAACTTGAAGGGGTACCTCCACAGGATGACCTCTACAAACGAGGAGGTCGCAAAGAACGTCGGGATTATATCCCAGCTCGCAAAGCAGACCAACTTACTGGCCCTCAATGCTGCGATTGAAGCGGCAAGGGCCGGAGAATCTGGAAGAGGCTTTGCCATAGTCGCTGACGAAGTAAGGAAGCTCGCTGAGGACAGCAGGCAATCGGCAGAGAAGATTAAGGAGATGGTCGAGGCATCCCAGAGAATAACAAGGGAAACCGTTGAGATTATTGAGAGGAACATTGACAAGATTTTACAGGTTGTCAGTTCCTTTGAGAACATAAGCAAGAGCCTGGCACTCCACTCAGAGGAGGTAACGGAGTTCGTCGAGTACCTCAAGGAGGTTTCCAAGTCCATAGAGGACTTCCGGGGAGTCCTTGAGAGGATATCCCACAACGTTGAGAGCACTATGGCAGCCATGGAGGAGGAAACATCTTCAGCTGAGGAGATATCTGCCTCCGCCGAAGAGGTATCGGCGCACTTGGAAGAGCTGAACAAGAGAGTTAAGGAGCTTATAGAGATACTGAGCTGA
- a CDS encoding ATP synthase subunit B, translated as MPGMEYSTVSKIYGPLMIVQGVKGVAYGEVVEIETESGEKRKGQVLEAREDMAIVQVFEGTRDLDIKTTRVRFTGETLKVPVSMDMLGRIFNSIGKPIDGGPEIIPEDRRDVHGAPLNPVARAYPRDFIQTGISAIDGMNTLVRGQKLPIFSGSGLPHNMLAAQIARQAKVLGEEEQFAVVFAAMGITYEEANFFKKSFEETGAIERAVLFLNLADDPAIERIITPRMALTVAEYLAFDYDMQVLVILTDMTNYAEALREISAAREEVPGRRGYPGYMYTDLATIYERAGRVRGKKGSITQMPILTMPDDDITHPIPDLTGYITEGQIVLSRELHRKGIYPPIDVLPSLSRLMKDGIGKGRTREDHPQLSQQLYAAYAEGRSLRDLVAVVGEEALSETDRKYLKFADRFEREFVAQRYDEDRSIFETLDLGWELLAELPESELKRVRKEYILKYHPKYRKRA; from the coding sequence ATGCCGGGTATGGAGTACTCAACCGTTAGCAAGATTTACGGGCCGCTGATGATCGTCCAGGGTGTCAAGGGAGTCGCCTACGGCGAGGTCGTTGAGATTGAGACCGAGAGCGGGGAGAAGAGGAAGGGACAGGTCCTCGAGGCAAGGGAGGACATGGCCATCGTTCAGGTCTTCGAGGGAACCAGAGACCTCGATATCAAGACTACGAGGGTTCGCTTCACCGGCGAGACCCTCAAGGTTCCTGTTTCAATGGACATGCTCGGAAGGATATTCAACAGTATCGGTAAGCCCATAGACGGCGGGCCCGAGATCATCCCGGAGGACAGGCGCGATGTTCACGGTGCGCCGCTCAACCCCGTCGCCCGTGCCTACCCGAGGGACTTCATCCAGACCGGTATCTCGGCCATAGACGGAATGAACACGCTCGTCCGCGGCCAGAAGCTCCCGATATTCAGCGGTTCAGGTCTGCCGCACAACATGCTCGCGGCTCAGATAGCGAGGCAGGCGAAGGTCCTCGGCGAGGAGGAGCAGTTCGCGGTAGTTTTCGCGGCCATGGGCATCACCTATGAAGAGGCCAACTTCTTCAAGAAGAGCTTCGAGGAGACCGGTGCAATAGAGAGGGCAGTCCTGTTCCTTAACTTGGCAGACGACCCGGCCATCGAGCGCATCATCACCCCGCGTATGGCCCTCACTGTTGCCGAGTACCTCGCCTTCGACTACGACATGCAGGTTCTCGTCATCCTCACCGACATGACCAACTACGCCGAAGCCCTTCGTGAAATATCAGCCGCCCGTGAGGAGGTCCCAGGAAGGCGTGGTTATCCGGGCTACATGTACACCGATCTGGCAACCATCTACGAGCGTGCCGGTCGTGTGAGGGGCAAGAAGGGAAGCATAACCCAGATGCCGATCCTCACGATGCCTGACGACGACATCACCCACCCGATTCCAGATTTGACCGGCTACATCACCGAGGGGCAGATAGTTCTCAGCAGGGAGCTCCACAGGAAGGGTATCTACCCGCCCATTGATGTCCTTCCATCCCTCAGCCGTCTGATGAAGGATGGTATTGGAAAGGGAAGAACCAGGGAAGACCACCCACAGCTCAGCCAGCAGCTCTACGCGGCCTACGCCGAAGGAAGGTCTCTCAGAGACCTCGTGGCAGTCGTCGGTGAGGAAGCCCTCAGCGAGACCGACAGGAAGTACCTCAAGTTCGCGGACAGGTTCGAGAGGGAGTTCGTGGCTCAGAGGTACGACGAGGACAGGAGCATCTTCGAGACCCTCGACCTCGGCTGGGAGCTTCTCGCTGAGCTCCCGGAGAGCGAGCTCAAGCGTGTCAGGAAGGAGTACATCCTCAAGTACCACCCGAAGTACAGGAAGAGGGCTTAA
- a CDS encoding V-type ATP synthase subunit E, with translation MEGAELIIQEINREAEQKIQYILREAQEEAEKIKEEARRRAEDKAQWILRKAKTQAEMEKQRAIASARLEVRKKRLALQEEMIRAVLSALKERLASLPTEDYFQTLVTLTAAALRELGIGSAVVRSNEETLKLIVERLPEFKKRIGEELGRGVEITVGEPISTIGGVLVESPDGSVRVDNTFEARIERLEADLRARIAKALFG, from the coding sequence ATGGAAGGCGCAGAGCTGATCATTCAGGAGATAAACAGGGAAGCGGAGCAGAAGATACAGTACATACTCAGGGAGGCCCAGGAAGAGGCCGAGAAGATCAAGGAAGAGGCCAGGAGGAGAGCCGAAGACAAGGCCCAGTGGATACTGAGGAAGGCCAAAACCCAGGCCGAGATGGAAAAGCAGAGGGCGATAGCAAGCGCCAGGCTCGAAGTGAGGAAGAAGAGGCTCGCCCTTCAGGAGGAGATGATAAGGGCCGTCCTCTCGGCTTTGAAGGAGAGGCTTGCCTCGCTCCCAACCGAAGACTACTTCCAGACCCTCGTCACGCTCACCGCCGCGGCATTGAGGGAGCTGGGCATCGGATCAGCCGTGGTCCGCTCCAACGAGGAAACCCTCAAGCTCATCGTTGAGAGGCTTCCCGAGTTCAAGAAGAGGATCGGAGAAGAACTCGGAAGGGGCGTTGAGATAACCGTTGGTGAGCCAATAAGCACTATAGGCGGCGTCCTCGTTGAGAGCCCGGACGGAAGCGTCAGGGTGGACAACACCTTTGAGGCCAGGATAGAGAGGCTCGAAGCAGACCTAAGGGCCAGAATAGCCAAGGCTCTCTTTGGGTGA
- a CDS encoding V-type ATP synthase subunit F — protein MRIAVLGDSDTVLGFRLAGVHEAYVFEETPMDIERLKNKLRELIERGDVGIILITERLAEKVEIPDVKLPIILQVPDKSGSKLGEKALREIVRRAIGVELKR, from the coding sequence ATGAGGATAGCCGTGCTCGGGGACAGCGACACCGTACTCGGCTTCAGGCTTGCTGGCGTTCACGAGGCCTACGTCTTCGAGGAAACTCCGATGGATATAGAGAGGCTTAAGAACAAGCTCAGGGAGCTTATTGAGAGGGGAGACGTTGGGATAATTCTGATAACCGAGAGACTGGCAGAGAAGGTCGAAATTCCCGATGTTAAGCTCCCTATCATCCTTCAGGTGCCGGACAAGTCCGGCTCTAAACTGGGTGAAAAGGCCCTCAGGGAGATAGTAAGGAGGGCCATCGGTGTCGAGTTGAAGAGGTGA